From Acidobacteriota bacterium, one genomic window encodes:
- the dinB gene encoding DNA polymerase IV: MKNKWILHLDIDSFFASVEILQNPSLRGKPVVVGGMPYERGVASTASYEARKYGVHSGMPLKKAYELCPNCIFLRGSYHLYKEFSEKFFSLLSRYTPDIEEASLDEAYLDLTHCNLLYPSIPSQAKKIKEEVEKELKIGISASLASNKLLAKLGTSKAKPGGFIYIEPGKEVEFLGELTIDKLPGIGLKTQMIFTMMGVDRIKDLWEISKETLKSLFGISGYEIFFQSRGIDERIVEREFIPKSMSRETTFLEDLWDREMILAHFAYLSDRLASSLREESLSSFTVEIKVRLSDFTTYTRRQSLISPTQDMYKIYEIAKKLYLKNFYSSPFPLRLVGVRASDLVREINLHLFEENFLKRENLMKSLDTVRRRFGFGSVITAIESRLEEIYEFEQRRGFTLKTASLTK, translated from the coding sequence ATGAAAAATAAATGGATTCTCCATCTCGACATAGACTCGTTCTTTGCCTCTGTTGAAATTCTCCAGAACCCTTCCTTAAGAGGAAAACCAGTTGTAGTCGGAGGGATGCCATACGAGAGGGGGGTTGCTTCAACTGCCTCTTATGAAGCAAGAAAATATGGTGTTCATTCCGGTATGCCGCTGAAAAAAGCCTATGAGCTATGCCCTAATTGTATCTTTTTAAGGGGAAGCTATCATCTTTACAAAGAATTCTCTGAAAAATTCTTCTCGCTTCTTTCAAGGTACACTCCTGACATAGAAGAGGCATCTTTAGATGAAGCCTATCTTGATTTAACTCACTGTAATCTTCTTTATCCCTCAATTCCATCCCAGGCTAAAAAAATAAAAGAAGAGGTAGAGAAAGAACTCAAGATAGGAATCTCAGCTTCCTTAGCTTCTAATAAACTTCTTGCAAAGCTAGGGACATCAAAAGCTAAACCAGGGGGTTTCATCTATATAGAGCCAGGAAAGGAGGTGGAGTTTCTAGGAGAACTAACAATAGATAAACTCCCTGGAATAGGGCTAAAGACTCAGATGATTTTCACTATGATGGGAGTTGACAGGATAAAAGACCTCTGGGAGATATCTAAAGAAACTTTAAAAAGTCTTTTTGGAATCTCAGGTTACGAGATATTTTTCCAGTCAAGAGGAATTGATGAGAGGATTGTGGAAAGAGAATTCATCCCGAAATCAATGTCAAGAGAGACAACGTTTTTAGAAGATTTATGGGACAGAGAAATGATTTTAGCTCATTTTGCATATCTCTCTGACAGGTTAGCTTCCTCTTTGAGAGAAGAAAGCCTATCTTCCTTTACGGTAGAAATCAAAGTCAGGCTTTCAGATTTTACAACCTATACAAGAAGACAATCTCTCATCTCTCCCACACAGGATATGTATAAAATTTATGAAATTGCAAAGAAGCTTTATTTAAAAAATTTTTACTCCTCCCCTTTCCCTCTGAGGCTTGTTGGAGTGAGAGCTTCTGACCTCGTTAGAGAGATAAATCTTCATCTTTTTGAAGAAAATTTCCTGAAAAGAGAGAACCTTATGAAATCACTGGACACTGTGAGGAGGCGTTTCGGGTTTGGCTCGGTCATTACAGCAATTGAAAGCAGACTTGAAGAAATATATGAATTTGAACAAAGAAGAGGCTTCACCCTTAAAACCGCCTCTCTTACAAAGTAA
- a CDS encoding efflux RND transporter permease subunit, whose protein sequence is MNIPEFSVKKKVTTTMLILIVVVVGIISFTNLGLDLFPDIEFPQVSIITQYQGVSSEDMESLITKPIEGWVSSVTNVKKVRSISQEGLSLIMVDFEWGTNLDFAAQDIRERIGLFKKFLPENASDPLVLKFNMADFPVLFYGITGEMDERDLQKLIEKNVAERLERIDGVASAQAFSSKLREINILINKFAMESRLLTLDQIINSLRLENLNLPAGFIKENHHEYVLRTLGEFNNLEDIKKTIVGISQEGKPTYLGDVAAVEDGYRESRYIARIMRKSGVVMFIQKNSGANTVKIVNEVNKKLEEIKKTLPENVKFHVVMDFSEFIKLMASRTTSNALVGGLLAISFILLFLRNWRPTLIIGLAIPLSIIATFIAFYLAGYTLNLFTLIGLALGVGMMVDNSIVVIENTFRHLEEGKPREKAAIFGASEVGMAITASTLTTIGVFFPMVFGTGLVGKLSRSLALSISFSLFSSLFVAITIVPMLASVLFKKEIKPEEYERKFGEKQFIRMKKFYSKLLEKVLKNKLKVLGGVLILFIISILLVLVVGTEFMPKVDRSMLFLKIKLPVGTNIDETDRVVSEMEIKSLKEKTIETLIAEVGVNEQDIGYSEFTPSGPHEGSLFVRLISREQRDLSAEEILEKLRNKIPHFRNVEMEAIDLGTMFMGGSMSPIEINIYGEDIPVLQRYSELIRTKLEGIKELRDIKVSMEEGKPEFRIRIDREKASRLGLKVAYVASVLETSTLGKLSTRYKSGGEEIDVRVKLREEDRNNIREILTLPIMTPFGKKIYLSEVAYLEKSEGPVRIERENQVRKIAIQSNYIGGSLGKIVKEIKKRVEPIEKTLPFGYFIEYGGQYDDMIEAFKTMVWVFLLATLITYMIMAAQFESFTQSFIIMFTIPLSLIGVVLGLLIAGRNINLPVLMGYVMLAGIAVNNGIVMIDYINRLRRSGMKKFDAIVHGASVRLRPILITSFTTILGTVPMVFSRSEGSEMRVPLGLTIGSGLLTTTLLTLFILPIVYDLFTREFKRKEE, encoded by the coding sequence ATGAACATTCCTGAATTTTCTGTAAAGAAAAAAGTTACCACAACAATGCTGATATTAATCGTTGTTGTGGTTGGAATTATTTCATTCACAAACCTTGGCTTAGATCTATTCCCAGATATTGAATTCCCTCAGGTTTCAATCATAACTCAATATCAAGGGGTCTCTTCAGAGGATATGGAATCTCTCATCACAAAGCCAATTGAAGGCTGGGTGAGTTCGGTAACAAACGTTAAAAAAGTAAGGTCAATATCTCAAGAAGGTCTATCATTGATTATGGTTGATTTTGAGTGGGGAACCAACCTTGATTTTGCTGCTCAGGATATAAGAGAAAGAATTGGGCTTTTTAAAAAATTCCTGCCTGAGAATGCATCTGACCCATTGGTACTTAAATTCAATATGGCAGATTTCCCTGTGCTTTTTTATGGAATTACAGGGGAAATGGATGAAAGAGATCTCCAAAAATTAATTGAGAAAAATGTGGCTGAAAGACTGGAAAGAATAGATGGAGTTGCTTCTGCCCAAGCATTTTCGTCAAAACTAAGAGAAATAAACATATTGATAAATAAATTTGCAATGGAAAGTCGTTTATTAACTCTTGATCAGATCATAAATTCATTGAGATTGGAAAACTTGAACCTTCCAGCTGGTTTTATAAAAGAAAATCACCATGAATATGTTTTAAGAACCCTTGGTGAATTTAACAATTTAGAAGATATAAAGAAAACCATAGTTGGAATTTCTCAGGAGGGAAAACCCACATACCTTGGAGATGTTGCAGCTGTGGAGGATGGTTACAGGGAATCAAGATACATAGCAAGAATAATGAGAAAAAGCGGTGTTGTGATGTTTATTCAAAAAAATTCAGGTGCAAACACTGTGAAAATTGTTAATGAAGTAAATAAAAAGCTTGAAGAAATTAAAAAAACTCTTCCTGAAAATGTGAAATTTCATGTAGTAATGGATTTTTCGGAGTTCATAAAGCTGATGGCATCTCGAACTACTTCAAATGCACTCGTTGGAGGGTTGTTAGCGATATCATTTATACTTCTATTCTTAAGAAACTGGAGGCCCACTTTGATTATAGGACTCGCTATTCCCCTTTCAATTATCGCCACTTTTATAGCTTTCTATTTAGCAGGATACACTTTGAATCTTTTTACTTTGATTGGCCTTGCCCTGGGCGTGGGAATGATGGTTGATAATTCAATCGTTGTAATAGAAAATACATTCAGACATTTAGAAGAGGGGAAGCCAAGGGAAAAAGCTGCAATTTTTGGTGCCTCTGAGGTAGGAATGGCAATTACTGCTTCTACCTTGACCACGATAGGAGTATTTTTTCCGATGGTATTTGGAACTGGATTGGTTGGGAAACTTTCAAGATCTCTGGCTCTTTCAATCTCATTTTCACTTTTTTCCTCTCTTTTTGTCGCGATTACCATAGTTCCAATGCTTGCTTCAGTTCTATTCAAAAAAGAGATAAAGCCAGAAGAATACGAACGGAAATTCGGTGAGAAGCAATTTATAAGGATGAAGAAGTTTTATTCAAAGCTTCTGGAGAAAGTTTTAAAAAATAAATTGAAAGTTTTAGGCGGAGTACTAATTTTATTCATAATTTCAATTTTGCTTGTGTTAGTCGTAGGGACTGAATTCATGCCAAAAGTGGATAGAAGTATGCTTTTCTTAAAAATAAAATTACCTGTTGGAACAAACATCGATGAGACAGATAGAGTTGTATCAGAGATGGAGATAAAATCTTTGAAGGAAAAAACAATTGAGACTTTAATAGCTGAAGTTGGGGTTAATGAGCAGGATATAGGTTACAGCGAGTTTACTCCATCTGGACCCCATGAGGGTTCATTATTTGTAAGATTGATAAGTCGGGAGCAAAGAGATTTAAGCGCAGAGGAAATCCTGGAAAAACTCCGAAATAAAATCCCCCATTTCAGGAATGTAGAAATGGAGGCAATTGACTTGGGAACAATGTTCATGGGTGGTTCTATGAGTCCGATAGAGATAAATATTTATGGAGAAGATATTCCTGTTCTGCAAAGGTATTCTGAACTTATAAGAACTAAATTGGAAGGAATAAAAGAATTAAGGGATATAAAGGTTTCGATGGAAGAAGGAAAACCTGAGTTTAGAATAAGAATTGATAGAGAAAAGGCTTCAAGGTTAGGTTTAAAAGTGGCATATGTGGCCTCAGTGCTTGAGACATCAACATTAGGAAAACTATCAACAAGGTATAAATCAGGAGGAGAGGAGATTGATGTAAGAGTAAAATTGAGAGAGGAAGATAGAAACAATATAAGAGAGATTTTAACTCTTCCAATCATGACTCCATTTGGGAAAAAGATTTATTTGAGTGAGGTGGCATACCTTGAAAAAAGCGAGGGTCCTGTCAGAATTGAAAGAGAAAATCAGGTAAGGAAGATAGCAATTCAATCGAACTACATTGGTGGAAGTCTTGGAAAGATAGTTAAGGAAATAAAAAAGAGAGTTGAGCCAATAGAGAAAACATTGCCATTTGGGTATTTTATCGAGTACGGCGGTCAGTATGATGATATGATCGAGGCTTTCAAAACCATGGTCTGGGTATTTTTACTTGCCACTCTAATTACATACATGATAATGGCTGCTCAGTTTGAGAGTTTTACCCAATCTTTTATTATTATGTTTACAATTCCTCTTTCTTTGATAGGAGTTGTGCTTGGACTTTTAATTGCTGGAAGAAATATAAATCTTCCTGTTCTTATGGGATATGTTATGCTTGCTGGAATTGCTGTAAACAATGGAATAGTAATGATTGATTATATCAATAGGCTTAGAAGGTCAGGTATGAAAAAATTTGATGCGATAGTGCATGGAGCAAGTGTAAGATTGAGACCTATTTTGATAACCTCATTTACTACAATTCTTGGAACAGTTCCGATGGTTTTCTCAAGGTCAGAAGGTTCAGAGATGAGAGTTCCTTTAGGATTAACGATTGGTTCTGGGTTGTTGACAACAACTCTACTTACTCTTTTTATTCTTCCGATTGTTTATGACTTATTTACAAGGGAGTTTAAAAGAAAAGAGGAATAA
- a CDS encoding cob(I)yrinic acid a,c-diamide adenosyltransferase produces the protein MKREIFFQNFFLYSKKKNKYHWRMAKKIAKNKSLTPFKGYIQVYTGNGKGKTTAAIGLALRAAGNGLRSYIGQFMKGQKYGELKSIKSFKKFITIEQFGKKSFIHVKKLPNKEDVEMAKKGLEKCENAMLLGEYQIIILDEINVAVYFNLLKEKDVINFLKKKPENVEIILTGRYAPKSFIEIADLVTEMKEIKHYYSKGIKARTGIEK, from the coding sequence TTGAAGAGAGAGATTTTTTTTCAAAATTTTTTTCTTTACTCAAAGAAAAAAAATAAATATCATTGGAGAATGGCTAAAAAAATAGCAAAAAATAAAAGCCTGACCCCATTTAAAGGATACATACAGGTATACACTGGGAATGGCAAGGGAAAAACTACAGCTGCTATTGGATTGGCACTTAGAGCTGCCGGAAATGGATTGAGAAGCTATATCGGCCAATTCATGAAGGGACAGAAATATGGAGAGTTAAAATCTATAAAATCTTTTAAAAAATTTATAACTATTGAACAGTTCGGGAAAAAAAGTTTCATTCATGTAAAAAAATTACCAAATAAAGAAGATGTTGAAATGGCCAAAAAAGGACTGGAAAAATGTGAGAATGCAATGCTCTTGGGAGAATATCAGATAATAATTCTGGATGAGATAAATGTGGCAGTTTATTTCAACCTTTTAAAGGAAAAAGATGTTATCAACTTTTTAAAAAAGAAGCCAGAAAATGTTGAAATAATTCTAACTGGAAGATATGCACCTAAATCTTTTATAGAAATAGCTGACCTTGTAACTGAAATGAAAGAAATTAAACATTATTATTCGAAAGGGATTAAAGCCAGGACTGGAATTGAAAAATAG
- a CDS encoding ABC transporter ATP-binding protein, with translation MRIIETFNLCKYYHDGGIIKAIDGVNLKIDEGEFTSIVGPSGSGKTTLLNLLGGIDKPTEGKVILNRVDISSLPEKKLSEIRLNNLGFVFQSFNLIPVLTAFENVEFVLILQGVEKKERRKRVLKALKDVGLEELAHRRLTKLSGGEQQRVAVARAIIGEPKIVLADEPTANLDSENVMILIELMKKLNEEKNITFLLSTHDERVVKMTKRVIKLSDGKIIQS, from the coding sequence ATGAGGATTATAGAGACTTTTAACCTTTGCAAGTATTACCACGATGGGGGAATTATAAAAGCGATCGATGGAGTAAACCTTAAGATTGACGAAGGAGAATTTACCTCAATAGTTGGACCATCTGGGTCTGGAAAAACTACTCTCTTAAACCTTCTTGGAGGAATAGACAAACCAACTGAAGGAAAAGTTATTCTAAATAGGGTAGATATTTCTTCTCTTCCAGAAAAAAAACTTTCTGAGATAAGGCTTAATAACCTTGGGTTTGTCTTTCAATCTTTTAATCTTATTCCTGTACTTACTGCATTCGAAAATGTTGAATTTGTGCTAATCCTTCAAGGAGTTGAAAAAAAAGAAAGAAGAAAGAGAGTTCTAAAAGCATTGAAAGATGTTGGGTTGGAAGAGCTTGCCCACAGACGCCTCACAAAACTGAGTGGAGGAGAACAGCAAAGAGTAGCTGTCGCAAGAGCAATAATAGGAGAACCAAAAATAGTTCTTGCAGATGAACCGACAGCAAACTTGGATTCTGAAAATGTCATGATTCTCATTGAGCTAATGAAAAAACTTAATGAGGAGAAAAACATCACTTTCCTTCTTTCAACCCATGATGAAAGAGTAGTCAAAATGACAAAAAGGGTGATAAAGCTTTCGGATGGTAAAATCATACAAAGCTAA
- the lexA gene encoding transcriptional repressor LexA encodes MISKKQKRVLDAIEEFLTKKGYSPSIREIGKELGLASPSTVHKHIVSLERKGFIRRGEEGVELILKRPHLSIPLVGLVPAGNPEKAFENLGETVEIPSFFSPERKELFALKVKGKSMIDAYIDEGDIVIIEKSSIAQSGEMVIASLEDGSVTLKRLKKENSSIYLVPENPDYQPIKVEELRVLGKVVGVLRKY; translated from the coding sequence ATGATCTCCAAAAAACAGAAAAGAGTCCTCGATGCTATCGAGGAATTCCTCACAAAAAAAGGCTACTCTCCTTCTATAAGGGAGATAGGAAAAGAGCTGGGGTTAGCCTCTCCATCCACAGTGCACAAGCATATTGTTTCTCTTGAAAGGAAAGGATTCATAAGAAGAGGGGAGGAAGGAGTGGAATTAATTCTAAAGAGGCCTCATCTCTCAATACCCCTTGTTGGCCTTGTCCCAGCAGGAAACCCTGAGAAAGCTTTTGAAAACCTGGGAGAAACAGTTGAGATACCATCCTTTTTCTCCCCTGAAAGAAAAGAGCTTTTTGCCTTAAAGGTAAAAGGTAAAAGTATGATCGATGCTTACATCGATGAAGGAGATATCGTAATAATAGAGAAAAGCTCAATAGCCCAATCAGGAGAGATGGTAATAGCCAGCCTTGAGGATGGAAGTGTTACCCTTAAAAGGTTAAAAAAGGAAAACTCTTCAATATACCTTGTTCCTGAAAACCCTGATTATCAACCAATAAAGGTGGAGGAACTGAGAGTGCTTGGAAAAGTGGTTGGAGTTCTGAGGAAATATTAA